In a single window of the Plasmodium cynomolgi strain B DNA, chromosome 6, whole genome shotgun sequence genome:
- a CDS encoding OTU-like cysteine protease (putative), producing the protein MNDQYLGNSQKRKKAKEKKKKNDEEIKEVNYGINYSLINDYHDSNFKKNFYIKSIRTDGNCLFRAVSDQLYDNEDNYKEIRKLVVDHLLRNEEKYQHFIEYDESYKSYIQRISLDGTWGGQLELQAVGELFTVNILIYQENGCILEIKNHSDDKKCIQLHYASSEHYNSVRFKNRALENQLKSIVELREILNNKDDNESTKTFYETTDNELTEDNEDDLSDNTGNENNNVGECIDEREFTFNSSMEEDYLQYDYPHEKNRNNIFSLSDDETEPCSFDILQNIHNGIKRKGVRSRSMPTINERFLYFFAKNQVNESMESDSTIDVLNEKKGFDMRKPKKNENRKLNFLKYNYIGQRPDDLLSEYVSAAGTTGTAVGTSAGSAAAPIGGEENKTIRICYNKTFYKYLCMSKMVEVEDKQREEQVGKSFDLLNGHYVCGSGGGKAYRRAAQGKEAQGKEAPSKEAPSKEAPAEAVPGKSHDRKEANRSGSPTGQPPTPLKHLHSAGRQGYISNYELENNFSRTKKKEFDDFLNLYSEKISYSRNSFYKSMSTNDSKWSHAEGTTEGAADGVAYGGGEGMAQISEQANSEYLNYEYTTSLSLNKTSSSNEEVTAPSFYFDKDSISFEFRPDVYSKGVERNYLSTGDDEANKCALHQNEKGKKIFCNLTRKSQDIFDIIIDEEYVLSMDSNLLCSYIGNKHVGRGSWHKKKGGVPQQEEVLSQVSERGGGKISYPAASPCVLNSRASFSGSKAPGGGTTSQIATKVGGDHDRVGRGPNCRIRRRNHEGSCSSGEGSGDTSGQSHTEVLAHSRTEVLAHSRMGPAPRGGLNSRELFLKKKYLNKKFINMFSKDIHSKGLFHFLNADFLLSGDKIKYIIPFLFNSKQMNIFKDNLNRKDFHFYEYVTFSFNLDKQKLRKKIECSKILNEEFLIKEKHKYSKFTRGGNGKSSCSVGRGRENRVKIISI; encoded by the exons ATGAATGACCAATACCTGGGCAACTcgcaaaagaggaagaaggccaaggagaagaagaaaaag aACGATGAAGAAATCAAAGAGGTCAATTACGGAATTAACTATTCACTG ATAAATGACTACCACGATagtaatttcaaaaaaaatttctacatTAAGAGCATACGGACCGATGGCAACTGCCTGTTTAGGGCTGTGTCAGATCAGCTGTACGACAACGAGGATAATTACAAGGAGATAAGGAAGCTAGTG GTGGATCATCTACTAAGGAACGAGGAAAAGTACCAGCACTTCATCGAGTATGATGAAAGTTACAAGTCCTACATACAGAG AATAAGTTTGGATGGGACGTGGGGCGGCCAGCTAGAGCTTCAAGCAGTGGGCGAGCTGTTCACC GTGAACATCCTGATCTACCAAGAAAACGGGTGCATCCTGGAGATCAAAAATCACAGCGATGATAAGAAGTGCATCCAGCTGCATTACGCTTCTAGT GAGCACTACAACAGCGTCCGGTTTAAAAACAGGGCCCTCGAAAATCAGCTCAAGTCAATCGTGGAGCTCCGCGAAATA CTAAACAATAAGGACGATAACGAGTCCACCAAGACGTTTTACGAAACGACGGACAACGAGCTGACCGAAGACAACGAAGATGACCTATCTGACAATACCGGAAACGAAAATAATAACGTTGGAGAGTGTATTGACGAGAGGGAGTTCACATTTAACAGCTCAATGGAGGAGGACTATCTACAGTATGACTACCCTCACGAGAAAAATCGaaacaacattttttcccttagtGATGATGAAACGGAGCCTTGCTCATTCGACATCCTGCAGAATATACATAACGGTATTAAAAGGAAGGGCGTGAGGAGTAGAAGCATGCCAACTATTAATGAAagatttctttatttcttcgCCAAAAATCAAGTCAATGAGAGTATGGAGAGTGATAGCACCATAGATGTGCTGAATGAGAAGAAGGGATTTGATATGAGGAAGCCCAAAAAGAACGAAAACAGGAAGTTGAATTTTCTGAAGTATAACTATATTGGTCAGAGGCCCGACGATCTGCTGAGCGAGTATGTGTCCGCCGCAGGGACGACCGGGACTGCTGTTGGGACCTCAGCTGGCAGTGCCGCCGCCCCTATCGGTGGGGAGGAGAACAAAACCATCCGAATTTGCTACAACAAGACGTTTTATAAGTACCTCTGCATGTCCAAAATGGTGGAAGTTGAGGATAAGCAGAGGGAGGAGCAGGTGGGCAAATCGTTCGATCTGCTCAACGGCCACTACGTGTGTGGCAGTGGGGGAGGCAAAGCATACAGAAGAGCGGCACAAGGGAAAGAAGCACAAGGGAAAGAGGCACCATCGAAAGAGGCACCATCGAAAGAGGCACCAGCGGAAGCGGTACCAGGGAAGTCCCATGACAGAAAGGAGGCCAACCGAAGTGGGTCCCCAACCGGACAGCCGCCTACCCCCCTGAAGCACTTGCACAGTGCAGGAAGACAAGGATACATCTCGAATTACGAATTGGAGAACAACTTTAGcagaacgaagaaaaaagaatttgacgattttttaaatctttacAGCGAAAAAATTTCGTACAGCAGGAACTCCTTCTACAAGAGTATGTCCACTAACGACTCCAAGTGGAGTCATGCGGAGGGGACCACAGAGGGAGCTGCAGATGGGGTAGCATATGGGGGTGGAGAGGGGATGGCCCAGATCAGTGAGCAAGCCAATTCTGAGTActtaaattatgaatacaCGACAAGCTTATCGTTGAACAAGACTTCCAGCAGCAATGAAGAAGTAACGGCTCCTTCGTTTTACTTCGATAAGGATTCTATCAGCTTCGAGTTTCGACCCGATGTGTATAGCAAGGGAGTTGAGAGAAATTATTTGTCAACAGGGGATGATGAAGCCAATAAATGTGCTCTCCATCagaatgaaaaagggaagaaaatctTTTGCAATTTGACGAGGAAGTCGCAGGATATCTTTGACATAATAATCGATGAGGAGTATGTCCTAAGTATGGACAGTAATTTGTTGTGTTCCTACATTGGCAATAAGCACGTGGGTCGAGGGAGTTGGCATAAGAAGAAGGGAGGGGTCCCTCAACAGGAGGAAGTACTATCGCAGGTGAGCGAacggggaggaggaaaaatatcataCCCTGCTGCCAGCCCTTGTGTGTTGAATTCGCGAGCGTCTTTTTCCGGTTCGAAGGCCCCAGGAGGGGGGACAACTAGCCAAATTGCCACCAAAGTTGGGGGCGACCATGATAGGGTAGGACGCGGACCCAACTGCAGGATTAGGAGGAGGAACCACGAAGGGAGTTGTTCTAGTGGGGAGGGCAGTGGAGACACGTCCGGGCAGTCGCATACAGAAGTATTAGCACACTCGCGTACAGAAGTATTAGCACACTCGCGTATGGGGCCTGCCCCCCGAGGAGGCCTGAACTCGAGGGAACTTTTCCtaaagaagaaatatttgaacaaaaaatttatcaatatGTTTTCGAAGGATATCCATTCGAAGGGcctcttccactttttaaaCGCAGACTTTCTACTAAGTggagacaaaataaaatatataataccctTCCTCTTTAATAGCAAACagatgaatatatttaaggACAACCTCAACAGGAAGGACTTTCACTTTTACGAGTACGTGACCTTTTCGTTTAATTTGGATAAACAAAAgttgaggaagaaaattgaatgctccaaaattttgaatgagGAGTTTCTCATTAAGGAGAAGCACAAATATAGTAAGTTCACCCGGGGGGGGAATGGCAAGTCTTCCTGCTCTGTGGGCAGGGGTCGGGAGAACCGGGTGAAGATCATCTCGATTTAG